In Isosphaera pallida ATCC 43644, the sequence AACCCGGACGGGTCGCTGGTGAAACCGACCATCCCGCGAATTCGGCGGACGACTCAAACCTGGTCGCTGAGTTCGTCCGGGAGGTTGTCGTTAGAGTAAACGTTTTGGACATCCTCGTTGTCGTCAAGGGCTTCCCGAAGCTTGAGCATCTTTTTACCTAGTTCCACGTCGAGATCGACCGTGGTGCTGGGAATGTAGGTCAACTCGGCCGATTCGATCTCGATGTGACGGTCGACCAAAGCTTGTTTGATCGCGTCGAGGCTCTTGGGATCACACGTGATTTCATAAAAACCCGAGTCAGGGTGCATATCCTCGGCTCCTGCCTCTAGGACGATCTCCATGAGTTCATCCTCCGCGATCGCGGTCTGGTTGACTAGGATGACCCCCTTTTTGGCGAAGAGGTAGCTTACGCAACCAGTCGAGCCGAGGTTGCCGCCGGCCACGTCGAACGCTTTGCGCAGTTCGCCCGCGGTGCGGTTGCGATTGTCGGTCAAGACTTCGCAAAGCACGGCGACTCCGCCGGGACCATATCCCTCGTAAAGGACTTCCTCGTAGTTGTCGGCACCGAGTTCACCGGTGGCCTTCTTGATCGATCGTTCAATGTTTTCCTTGGGGCAACTGAATTGCCGAGCCTTTTCAATCGCGTAGCGCAGTCGCAGGTTGCTTTCTGGGTTGGGATCGCCGTTCTTGGCGGCGACGTAAATGGCGCGACAGAGCTTGCTGAACAACTTGCCGCGACGAGCATCCACCACCCCTTTGCGGTGGGCCACGTTGGCCGCGTGGGAGTGACCTGCCATTGGTTCGGCTCCTCATTAAACATCGGTTGAGACGGTTGAATCCCGCGCCAAAGGACGACTCTCGAGACGAGACACCATCCTGAACAAGCGGGATGGCGATCCGATTTAGGGACTGGACGCGGTGAAATCCGCATGGCGAACGCGGTGATGGGATCAGATCAAACCGAAGGCGGCGAGGCCAACGGCTCCCGAACCCGCACGGGTTGGTTGACCCAAGGCCAAAGCGTCGAATGATCCCGGTCAGCGCGGTTCAACGTCAGCGGGACGGAGGGGGCTTGTCGGGCGAGACCGAGACGTTCTCAGATTCAATCTTGTCAAGCAATTTGAGTTTCGCCTCGAGATCGGCCAGACGAACATCAGGAGGATCGGTTCGTTTGGCCGCCTCAATGGCGTTGAGCCAGGCTTGCCGCGCTTTGGCGTAATTCCGAAGCTGAAGGTAGGCGTCGCCTAGATGGTCCTGCAAGGTGGCGCTGCCGCCAACAATTGGATACTTGGCGATTGCCTTTTCGAGCAAGGGGATGCTCTCTTCCACCTTGCCGCGCTTGTAAAGCACCCACCCCAGGCTGTCGAGGTAGGCGGGGTTGTCCGGCTCCTCCTCCAGCGCTTTGCGGATCATGGTTTCGGCTTGTTCCAAGTTGATGCCTTGGTCAGCGTAGAGATAGCCCAGGTCGTTATTGAGTCCCGCGTCGTCGGGATATTTCTTAAAGAGCGTTTCCAAGACCTCCTGACCCGATTTGATCCGGCCAAGTTTAACCAAGAGACCCGAGAGGCGTTGGCCGATGGTCAATTCGAGTTCGGGATTGGTCGCAATGTCGGCCTTGTCCAGAATCGAGCGGTAAAACTCGATGGCATCGTCGGTTTGCTTGAGTGCTTCGAGCGCTTCGCCCACCATCGAGGGATAGTCGGGATTGGCAGGGTCGAGTTCCAGCGACGCGCGCGCAAGCGCCAGGGCGTCCTCATGGCGCTTGGCGCGCATGAGGATGCTAAACAAGGTCAAACGAACCAGGGGTTCGTTGGGGGCGTCGGCTAGCAGCGCGCGTCCCAGTTCGATCGCCTCGTCCTCGACGCCAGCCTGAGACAAAACCAGCGCGGCGAACCGACGGGTCTCCCAATCGCCACCGGCCAGGGCGTTGGCGTCACGCGCGGCTTGGATCGCGCCTGGTTTGTCGCCGGCTCGCAGGCGGGTTTGGGCCAGCGTGACCACGATCCGCGGTTCACGCGATTCGGGAAACTTGGCGATCATCTCGCTGAGCGTTTCCGCCGCGTCACCATGCCGACCGGCCTCGACCAATCCGAAGAACAGTTGCAGGTAGGTTTGGCGATTGGGGTTGCGCTTGAGTTCTAAGCGATCGAGTTGGAGTTGGAGTTCCAGATCATTGAGCTGCCTGGCGATGGAGGCCAGAGCGACGCGGCAGGATTCCGGTAGGGTTGGGGGCTCGGCCGACAGGCCCTCGATCCCTTGACGCAGAAACAGGCGGGCGAACTCAGGGGTGGCCACGATCCGGGCCAACAGAGGTTGGGCCGCGATCACGCCGTTGGGACGGGCCAACAGGTCTCCCACAATCTTGAGCAGATCGGTCACCCGTTCCGCTTTGATGAGCAGATCGGTCAGGGTGATCAGGGCGGGAGGGTCAATCGGGCCGTTGATCAAGCCGGTGAGGATCGCCAACGCCTCTTGGTCGCGTCCCTCCCGAGCCAGACGATCGGCCAGTGCCGCTTGGATTGCCACGTCGCGGGGCGACGCCTTAGCCAACGCCTCCAGACGTGCCAGCGCCTCATTGCCCCGGCCAAGCGCTTCAAGTGCTTCGCTTTGCAACCGGTAGGTTTCGGGAAACTTGACAACGTTAGGCTGAGCGATCAGCCCTTCCACCAGCCGCAACGCCTCGGCGGCTCGGTCCTGGCGGAGGCGTGCCCGGGCCAATCCCGTGACCAACGCGGAATCGTTAGGCGCGTAGACCAAGCCGCGCTCGAACGCCAGGGCCGCTTCATTGGGGCGGTTGGCATTGAGCAGGGTTTCCCCAAATCGGAGGTAGGTTTGGGGGGGATTTCCCAAAACCCGGCTGAGTTCCGCGCGGCTGAGGTTACCCGCCGCCTTGTCGTCCAACGCGCGGACCACACGAGCGATTAGGCTGGCTCCTTCATGGATGCGTTCGGGCTGAAGAACATAGAGGAATCCCAACTCGCGGGCAGCTAGCAGGGCGGAGGCGGAGTCTTGTCGAAGTGCAGGGGCGGCTAGGACGGTTTCCAACAGCGTGCGGGCTTCGTCGAGTTGGCCAGCGCGTTGGAGAAACAGCACCACCAGTTGCAATGATTCGGAGTCATTCGGATCGAGTTCGACCGCACGCCGACTGTATTCAACCGCCTCGTTGATGCGTCCCAACACCAGGTTGATTCGGCTCAGACGTCGCAGCACGGCGGTGGAACGGGGAGCGGTCTCCAACAGCTTACGGTAGAGACGGATCGCGGCCAGATTATCGCGGTTGAGTTCCCGAGCGCGGGCGGCGGCGAAATCGGCCAGACGATCCAGCCGCGCCCGGCCTTCGGCGTCGAGGGGATGGGCTGGCACGAATGGTTCGGGAGGCTGTTCCAGATTGCGCGGGAGGGCAGACCCTCGGACTTGACCAACCGGATCGGGGTCAAGGTCCAACCTGGCGGCGGGCGGAGATTCCCGCGTCTTGCCGGCGTTGTTTTCTTGTTCAACCGGTTGCGATGAGGAGTCGGTCGAATCCAGACGTGGTTCGTCCATCAACGCAGGTGGAATGGCGTGCGATGCCTCCTGAGCTTGCAGGGGGCCTTGAGCAACGTTGACCATCCACGCCAGAGCGATGAGGAACGCGGTCAACCACCATCGTTTGGGGCTGATGAACTCTCCGCGGACTCTGTCAGGAGGTAATAAGTAGAACGCATCTCTGGAATCGAACCCACGTCGCGTCATCATCGCCCCTCGACATCAAAGTCAAGGCTGAGAGGTGGAAGCGCCGGACACCGTCGCCTTAGGACGGGGGAGTCTCATCCGAGGAACCGAGGACGACGCATCGAAGAGGAAGGCGACGGGTTCGACGCCTCCCACTCGTCGCAAGCCGAGTCGAAACCAAACAGATACGGAGACGCTTGCCGAAACCATCCCGGTTCCTCATGCATCGAATCGTAACAATCCCCCACTTAAACGGCAAGGCACGTGGAGTCGAAACTCCACGTGCCAGACTGATTGAGTAGCTCAGCCAATCTCCCGTCGCAGCTGATTCAGGGTTCAGACAACCCAAGGTGGTTGCGATTTCCAGGAGTGGTGATGCCCATTCAATTCAGTCGGAGATCAGCAAGACGATCGGCTGTGAGTGGGATCAATTCAGTTGTTGTCGGGGGGCAGAATCACGGTGTCGATGACATGGATCACACCGTTGCAGGCTTGAATGTCGGTCTTAATAACGTTGGCTTTGTTGATCATCACCTTACCACCGCTCACGGTGATGGTGATGTCCGAGCCTTGAACGGTGGGTACCTTCTTGCCGTTCATGCCAAGAACCTTCTCAGCTTTGACCTCGCCCTTGAGAACGTGGTAGGTCAGAATCTTCACCAGCTTGTCTTTGTTTTCGGGCTTCAGCAGGTTCTCGACCGTGCCTTCGGGCAGTTTGGCGAAGGCTTCGTCGGTCGGGGCGAAGACGGTGAAGGGACCGGGGCCATTCAGGGTGTCAACCAAGCCGGCAGCCTTGACGGCGGCGACCAGAGTGCTGAAGTCTTTGTTGCCAGCAGCGATTTCGACGATGGTCTTGTCTTCGGCGGAAGCGGGCAGGGCGATAGCCAGAGCAGCGAAAGCGGAAAGCAGAGTGCGCATAGTGTCAAAGACCCCAGTTGCAACACGGTGAAACCACGATGGGTTGTGGCTTCGATGACGCCACATTGGTCACTTCCCCATCGTGACCCCTTTGTTATATGCGGTTTGATCTCGTCGTAAAGCGGCTGTCCCCAAAAAAACGATCTAATCGAGCAAGACGGAACTTGTCTAAAAACGGATCGTCGGATTGTTCGTCACGCCGGGTTAGGACTTACGGGAACGCTTGGAGCGTGGCGGGGGCGAGCCGTTGGTGAACGGCGGCTCCGTCGGAGCGTTGGGGTTGGAACGTTTGGCGTTCTGAGACTTACGCAGCGGGGGTGGACCATTCTCATGACGTGGTTCGACCACGGTTTCACCGCCGGGTTGTTCTCTGTTTGGATGCTGGACCGATTGGCTGGAGACCGAAGAAGGCGTGGGGGCGATGGTCTCGGACGCTTGGGAGGTTTCGTCCCGAATCTGGTGGTTGGTCGAAACCAAAGGGTCGGTGGCGGTCTCGCTCGCGGTGGTTGCTGGCGCGGTCGTGTTCGATACGGACGACGCCGACGCTTTGCTGCGTCCACGGGCAGAACGCGATCCGCTAGGCTTGGCGGCGGGTGCTGAACTCGTTCCTGCTTCGCGTTCGGAGGAGCCGGCAGAGCTGGAGGATTGAGCGGCTGACTCCGGCAACCCCAAACGGCGTCGGACTTCAAGCCGCAGCTGTTCCACGTCGAGTTCGACCCCTGGCAACCGTCCGGCCAACAGTTCCAATCGCATTAGAAACTCCACGCCGCGCGCTTTGGGAACCAAACGCTCCAGCTGACTCCGTGCCGCGGCCGGATCCAGACCCGGATCGAGCACCTCCAACCGTTCCAGCAATCCCCGGGTGACGGCGTCCAACGGCAGCGCGTGTCCTCCCAGGGCCGACTGGATCACCGTGGCCTGAACGTGGTCGGACTGGGTGAACGCCTCGAACCGTTCCAGCGCCTTGAGCGCCTCCTTTTGAGGCTTGCGAGCCAGAACGTCCAGCACCACTTCCAATCGGGCTTTGTCCCCCGTCTTGACAATGTGATTGAACACCTGTTTGAGCAGGCGCAGAATGGTCCGCGCGCGGGTCTCGGCGTCGGGCAGGTCGAGGACGTCCAAAAGATCCTTGACTCGGGAGACTCTGACTTCGTTGAAGTCGAAAAAGTCGGTCTTGAGTCGCCGCAATGCCTTGATGGCGGCGAGGTGTCCGGCGTTTTCCCGGCAGATCCCCAGCAGCATCGCGTCGAGAACCGGCATACGGCCGCCGGGGGTGGAGTCGGGAAGCATCGCCTCACCCGTGTCCGAGCGTTCGGCGAGGCGCTGGAATTCGACGTCCAACAATCCCAGGAGTTCGTTGAGGATCTGTGCTTTGGTGGGAGTCGCCATCATCAACCCAAGGAGGAGGAGCCGGTGAGAGGAAGGGAATTGTGCGAGACCGACGCGCGGCGGGCCAATTCGGGTGGGCCCAAGGATAGCTGCGGCGTTTCCGTCGGACGCAAGGCGGAACGCGCGGGTTGACGTCGTGGACAGGCTGGGGAGGAGCGCAGCGTGTTCGGCGTCCCGGGGGAACCATCCGACGATCAACTCAACGCGGCGGAGGCTGGTCAGCCGCGTTCGGGTGAGAGGGAGAACCGCAAGGCGGGGGGTCGTCCTGATTGGTTGCCGGGGAATCGGCGGTGTCCGTCGTCTCCTGGTCCGACTGGTCGGGTTCATCGTGGGACGAGGGTGGGTGGTCAAGAGGCGCGGTCGGCGGTGGCTCGGCGGCGGTTCGGGTTCCGAGACCCAGTTCGGCTTCCGCGCGGGCGAACAGTGCCGCCATCTCCTGGGCTTTGCGGAGGCTGTCATCCAACTCAAAGCTGAGGATCGGCACCGTTTTCATCTGCAGGCGGGCGGCGACTTTGGATTGCAGAAAGCCACGGGCGCTTTGGAGACCTCGAAGGCTCAGACTTTGGGTTTTGGGCGGACCCATCACCGAAACGAAGACCTTGGCCGTTCTCAGGTCGCCCGGCACCTCGACCCTCAGCACGGTGACATTCTTGATCCGCGGGTCGGAAAGTTCAAACAAGATCGAGTGAGCGACCACCTCGCGGATAGCTTCGGCGACTTTCAAAGGGCGATGACTGGGCATGGGCAGGGGACGCCAACGTAGGAACGGGAAACCACCGAAAACCGAAACGGTTGGCGTGGCGTGGCATGCAATGGGGTCGCAACGGGACCAAACCGACTCCGGCAACGCGGAGGCGCGCTGAATCCAACGCGAGGTGACCCGACCAACGCCAACCCCAAGTTTCTAAGGAAATCAGGGCGAAACGAGCAACACTTTTCAGACGGTGCGACGGGAGGGGTCAACGAATCCCGCCTTCAACGCGATTCGACCATCTCCCTTGCCTCCGCTTCTGCGGGTCACGCGGCCGAATCCGAACCAGGTTGGCGGGAGATGGGTTTGGGAGGAACGACCACCTCCAACCCAACCTGATTCGGTGCAGCGCGGGAGTTGGGATCCTCCCGACTTACGACGCGGTTTTTTGAACATCCTGGATGCTGCGGCGAACCTCTTCGATGCGATACGCCTCGATGATGTCGTCCACCTTGAGGTCGTCGTAGTTGGCAATCTTGATGCCGCACTCAAAGCCTTCGCGGACTTCGCGGACATCGTCCTTGAAGCGTTTGAGGGCTTCAATCGTGCCCTCGTAGATCTGCTTGCCCTCGCGGAGGACCCGCACCCGAGCCGAGCGTTCGATGATTCCCTTGGTGATCATGCAGCCAGCCACGGTGCCGACTTTGGAAATCTTGAACACCTGAAGCACCGCCGCCCGACCGAGTTGGACCTCTTTGATGTCGGCTTTGAACTTGCGTTCCAGGGCGTCCTTGATATCGTCGGTGACCTTGTAGATGACGTCGTAGCGTTGAATGGCGATGCCCTTGGACTCGGCCAGGCTGACCGCCCGATCCTCCCGGTCCACCCGAAAGGCCACGATCATCGCCTTGGAGGCCACGGCGAGGCTGACGTCGCTTTCGGTGACCGCGCCGACCCCACGGTGCAGAATCCGAATCGGAATCTCGGTGTTTTCCAGTTTGCCGAGTTCCTTGGTGATCGCTTCCAGCGAACCCTGAACGTCGGCCTTCAAAATCAGGTTGAGCGACTCGATCTGACCGCGGGTCATCAGGTCGCCGAGGTTTTCCAGGTCGATCTTGGGACGCTCGAAGACCACATCGTCGCGGGACACAGCGCGACGACTTTCGGCGATCTCGCGGGCTTTGTTGATCGAAGGGGTGACGAGGAATCGTTCCCCCGCCATTGGCACGGTGTCGAGGCCGTAGATCGCCACCGGGGTCGAGGGAGGTGCCTCCGTCAGCGAACGTCCCTTGGAGTCGAACATCGCCCGCACGTTGCCATACGCCTGGCCACACACCACCGGTGCGCCGACCCGGAGCGTTCCTTCCTGAACCAGAACGTTGCACACCACCCCCCGGTCGCCCGACATCGACGCCTCCAGGCAGGTCCCCATCGCCGGACGTTTGGGGTCGGCCTTGAGCTCGTGCAGTTCGGCCACGATCCCCAAGGTTTCCAGCAGGTCAGGAATCCCCTCGCCAGTCAACGCCGAAGTCCGCACCACCGGAACCTCGCCACCCCAGGCTTCAGGCACCAACTCGTGTTGAGACAACTCACCGTAAATCTTCTCAATGTTGATGTTGGGCAAGTCGCACTTGTTCAGTGCCACCACGATCGGCACCTTGGCCGCCTTGGCATGGTTGATCGCCTCAATGGTCTGGGGCATCACCCCGTCATCGGCGGCGACGACCAGCACCGCAATGTCGGTGACCATCGCGCCACGCTCCCGCATCGCGGTGAACGCTTCGTGACCGGGAGTATCCACGAAGGTGATCTTGCGACCTTGATGGTCCTCCACCTGGAAGGCTCCGATATGCTGGGTGATCCCGCCCGATTCGGAAGCCACCACGTTGCGCCCGCTGATTTTATCCAGCAGCGAGGTCTTGCCGTGGTCCACATGGCCCAAAATGGTGATGACCGGCGGACGCGGCTGAAGATCCTCTTCGGACGATTCGTACTTGAGCTCCTCGAGAAACTCCTCCTCGGCGGTCTTGCCGCGTTGAATCGTCAAATCAACACCAAACTCCAACGCCAACAGCTGAGCTGTCTCGTCGTCGATGATGTCGTTAATTGTGAGCATCCGCGAATATTTACTGAACAACTTGGACATCAGTTCGCTTGCACGGATGCCGGTGGCTTCTGAAAGCGAGCGCAGGGTCACGGGTGGCTCGACCACCGCGGACGATTTGCGAGCCACGATTTGGTCGCGTCGTCCGCTCTTGGACTTGTGGCGTCGGATGCCGCGGTTTCGGAGTTCCTCGGAGCCGTCGTCCTTGAGGATGACTTCGGCGGAGATCGGCGAGGTGACCCGGCGATCGGCGGCCCGTTCGTTGCGGCGTGCGCGGCGGCTGGCTCGGTCGGCGGCCGAACCGAGGCGGCCTCCGGCAGTGGCTTTGCGGCGGTCTTCCTCGTCGTCCACCAACCCTGGCGACGTGCTGGTTTTGCGGGTGGTAGCTGGATCGCGGCGGGTGGGCAGGCCCAGGGCCGACGCGGCCGAGGGAATGGGTGGGAAGGGCAAGGGGGGAATGTTGGGAGTCCCGCCGCGAGACGGCCGCGGGGTCAAAACGGGGCGGGCGGCGGAGGGCGGTGGGCTAGCGGCGGGGCGGTTGCGATCGGTCCGGGGCGGAGCGGGTTCGCCGCCCCGCGGCAAAGCGGCCCCTGGTTCACCGAGTTTGCCGGCTTGCATCATGGCCCGCAGTTGTTCTGGGGTGAACGTGCGGTCGGGCCGAACGATTTTCCCTTCCGGCTGAGGGGAACGCGGCCCTTCGCGACGGATCGGCGGCGCGGGGACGGCCATGCTGGGCAGAGGACGGCCCCCCTCGCGGCGCCCGCCTTCGTCGCGTTCGCGACGCCCTTCCGCCCCTGATGCGCTTGCTGGAGGGGGTAGAACGAGCGGAGCGGGTCGTCTCAGGGGCGCCGGTTCGGAACTCGAACCGATTCGGGGGCTGGCTCCCTGGGGTCGGGGTTCACTCCGCTGAATGGGTGGACGGGGACCACCGGCATCGCCGCGATGGGGACCGGTGTGACCCGACAGGGGACCACCACCCGACCGGGTAGGCGAAGGCGGGGGCGGAGGGGGGGTAGACCGGGACAGGGGCGGGGCCGGGGCCGGAGCCGGACTCGGCCCCGAGGCGGCGGGGAGATCGGGACGGGGCGCTGCCGCCATCCGCGTCGCCTGAGCGTTGGGCGGCGTGGACGGTTCCGACGTGGACTCGGACGCGACGGCCACCGGGGGCTCCGGGGCCACGGCCAGATTGGCCGAGATCGGGGCGGGACTCGACTTCACGGGGACGCTCGCGGGGGAGGACGTCGATACCGGGGAAGGAGACGACACCGGTTCGGCCACGACCGAGGCCGGCGTGGAGGACGCGGGGGGCTTCGGTGGCACGGCGGGAGCCGACACGGACGAAGCCAAGGGGGACGAAGGCCGGGCAGACGCAGCTAACGGTGCCTCGACCTGGACACTCACGGCAGGGGAGGGCAGAGCGGATGGGGTTGGAGCCGGGGACGGCTTCTCCTCGACGCTCGCCAACGGGGCAGACGGCGTGCTGGGTTTCGCCTTCACCTCGCCACTTGGGGCGACCGCCGCGACGGCAGAGCGGGTGGTGGCAGGCGACGGCGGGACTGGGGGTTTGGACGCGGACGGTTTGGGCGGAGCGGGGCGTGAGGTCAGGGACGGCGAATCTGCGGCGGTTGGCTTGGGAAGAGGCGGCGGTTTAATCATTGGCGGCGCGGCAACGGACGGAGCGTTTCGGGACGACGCGGTGGATCGCGGCTTCGATTGAGCGTCACGCACCCAATCGCGGATCTTACGAACCGCGTCCTCGTCCAAGGCGGCCAGGGCGCTTTCCTTCACTTTTTCGTCCAACGCGCCGGCCTTTTTGGCCTGACGGATGGTCTCGACCAACTCGGGACTTTTCAGACCCAGTTCCTTCGCCAACTCGTGAATCCGAATGGACAACGGCGACTTCTCCAAGAAACAAGGCGGCCGTCGAATCGAGATTGAAGCTGAGACGCAACGGATCGAAGCCAGCCCAATTGCATCGGTGGAGAAGTCGCGCCTGGAAACCAACAGGTGGCGCGTCATCCCTCTCTCTTGAATCGTCGGCTCGAACCAGCGTATTGCTCCAGATCGCCACGAACATGATAGCGAGGGAGGGCAACACCGGTCCGTCACAAGGCCTTCGGTTCGCGTCACCGAAGAGGGGTTGCGCATCAGGATCAGAAGATCGACTCGACAGACCAACCCGGGATGAGGGGGGGAGGGTTCAGGCGGGTTGACCGGACGTGGAGCGGCTCCGATGGTGACGGTGACGATTCGCTTGGGGAAACGGCGTCGAATCGTCGGGGCTCGGGCCGATTCTTCGGAGTCCGGTGAACCAGGATCCTCGCCTTGGAGTCGTCAGACGCCGCAGGTTGGGAAGGAGGACACCGCAAACCAAGAACTCCAACCGAGAGGGCCGGGGGCCGTAAACCGAGGGAGCCAGGAGCGAACCCAAGATGGCTCGCAAGCGACAACGCGACGGCGTGGGCGAAACACTGAAGCCGGGTGGATGAGTCCCGAAGCGGCCCGACGCGCGATTGGACGAAACCGGTCCCGTGACGGGATCAAGGGGCCGGCGGCGTTCATGGCTGGTTCATGTCCCGCACCTCGCCACCGGATTCCGGGGCTGACTGGGGAAGCGTTGAGGGAGCGTCCGCCGCGACCGCCGCGGCGGCGTCCGCCCCGGTGGTCGCAACCGGAGCGGGGGGGGGGTCATCGTTGAATCGGACGCTGTCGTGGTCCTCCTCGTTCGCCTCGGAAACCTCCAACTCGTTCTCCTGAGAGGGGGACGTCTCGGACGCGACCGACTCCCTTTCCATCGCGGTAGCATCGACGGACGCCTGCTGGGGGGCGGCTTCGTCGTCGGTCGCGTCGCTGGCCACCGACCCCGTTTCAACCGCCACCGCGGACACGACGGAACTCGAATGAGCTTGGACCTGACTGACCGCGTTGCGGCCCGAGGTGCTGCCACGCCCTCCCTTGCGCCGGGGGCTCTCCTCGCTTTGCTGCTCGGCCAACTCCTCAGCCGCCTCCACAATCCGGATGGCTCGCTCGTGGTCCAGACCTTCGATCGTCGCCACCAGATCGTCGATCTCCATGACCGACAGGTCGTCGTAACTCAAAATCCCCTGCTCTACCAGGTTCTGAGCAAGCTCGGCGTCCACTCCCTCAATTTGAGTGAACATTTGAATCGCTCTATCAATAACTTCGTCGAGTTCCTCGGCGGTCATGATTTCGATGTCCCACCCGACCAGTTTGCTGGCGAGCCGGACGTTTTGTCCCCGCCGCCCGATGGCCAAGGAGAGTTGGTCGTCGCGGACCAGCACGATGGCCCGTCCCAGCAGGCCGCAGAGCATCACCTCGTCGATCTCGGCGGGAGCCAGCGCGTTGGGGATCAGGACTTGGAGTGAGTCATTCCAGCGTACAATGTCGATGCGTTCGCCGCCGAGTTCGTCCGTGATTGTCTTGATCCGGCTGCCGCGCACGCCGACACATGCTCCCACCGCGTCCACCTTGGGATCGACCGAGGCGACCGCTACCTTGGTGCGGTAACCGGCCTCCCGCGCCAGGGCTCGGATCTGAATCGTGTTGTCCGCGATCTCGGGAATTTCCAACTCGAACAGCTTGCGCACGAAGTCGGGGTGGGTGCGGCTGAGGATGATTTTGACCCGCTGCCCTTGTTTTTTGACCTCATGGACCACCGCCCGGATTCGGTCGCCGGGGTGGAGCGCTTCGCCGGGGATCTGTTCCGGGCGGGGGAGGATCGCATCGGTCTTGCCCAAATTGACCAAAACCGCTCCTCCCTCGAAGCGTTGGACCGTGCCGGTGAGCAAGTCGCCCTTTTGACTCTCGAACTCCTCGAACAACGTGTCCCGTTCCGCCTCGCGGAACTTTTGGATCATGATTTGTTTGGCGGTTTGCGCGGCGATTCGGCCAAACACCGCTGGATCGACCCGTTCGCCTCCCCGGGTGGCGTCGATTTTGAGGGTTTGAGGGTCGATGGTGATCGACAGTCCCTCGGAGTCGTTGAAGAACTTGCGGGCGGCGTTGAGGATGGCAGTTTGGATCGCGTCGATGAGGAGATCCTTGGGGATTCCCTTCTCGCGGTGGATCGTATCGATAATGCGCGGCAAATCCAAACTCATCCGGGGCTGCTCCAGCGGCCGCGCCTCCCTTGGAACCGGTCCCACAACTTAGGGGAGAAGGGCGGGGCCGACACTGACGGTCGGTCGTATTTTGAAAATGAGGACGAAAGGAACACCAGGCGCGTTGGTGACTCTGCCGGGGTCGGAGGCAAGTGAACCGGCGGGTCGCGTCGCGGTTGCCCTGGACGGATCGCGTGTGCCGACGCCTCGGAGTTGCAAGCCGAGACAACGGCAAGCGGCTTGTACGAATCCTCCCGAGCGAATCTGGCTTGGCGTCATGATGCGTAGTCGAGACCGCCAGTCAACCCGGAGGAAGTCTGTATCGCGCGGTTTCGAACCAAAGGGAGGATTCGTCTTGCCAGCCGGCTTCAAGCCACTAAAATACCAGGGCTTGCGAAACTGTCAAGACGCGATTCTTGTCTTGGCATCTCGTCCTGAATCGGAATGATGTTCGACTGAGTGAGATTGATTTGCATCACCAACTGGGGGGCTTTCAAGTCGCCTGGTCAACTTCAAAGCGTGGATGGAGGATTGGGACGGTGCAAAGCGTGGCTTCTAGGGAGAATCATGGCGAGGGCATGTCTTCGATCCGCGAGACCCTGGAACGTCACGGCCTGCGCTGCACCCGACAACGTCTGGCGGTCTACGACTTTCTGAACCGTACGGAATCCCACCCGACCGCCGAGGAGGTATTTTTGGCGGTCCGTGACCAGGTGCCCCATATCAGCCTCGCCACGGTGTACAAAACCCTAGATGTGCTGGTGGATCGGCGTTTGGTGGTCAAGTTGCCGGACACGACTGGCTCGGGGTCGTCGCGGTTCGACGCCCGCGCGGAGCATCACTATCATCTGCGTTGCCTGGAGACCGGGCGTGTGGAAGACCTGGATGCTCCCTTCGACCCTGAGT encodes:
- the infB gene encoding translation initiation factor IF-2; the encoded protein is MSIRIHELAKELGLKSPELVETIRQAKKAGALDEKVKESALAALDEDAVRKIRDWVRDAQSKPRSTASSRNAPSVAAPPMIKPPPLPKPTAADSPSLTSRPAPPKPSASKPPVPPSPATTRSAVAAVAPSGEVKAKPSTPSAPLASVEEKPSPAPTPSALPSPAVSVQVEAPLAASARPSSPLASSVSAPAVPPKPPASSTPASVVAEPVSSPSPVSTSSPASVPVKSSPAPISANLAVAPEPPVAVASESTSEPSTPPNAQATRMAAAPRPDLPAASGPSPAPAPAPPLSRSTPPPPPPSPTRSGGGPLSGHTGPHRGDAGGPRPPIQRSEPRPQGASPRIGSSSEPAPLRRPAPLVLPPPASASGAEGRRERDEGGRREGGRPLPSMAVPAPPIRREGPRSPQPEGKIVRPDRTFTPEQLRAMMQAGKLGEPGAALPRGGEPAPPRTDRNRPAASPPPSAARPVLTPRPSRGGTPNIPPLPFPPIPSAASALGLPTRRDPATTRKTSTSPGLVDDEEDRRKATAGGRLGSAADRASRRARRNERAADRRVTSPISAEVILKDDGSEELRNRGIRRHKSKSGRRDQIVARKSSAVVEPPVTLRSLSEATGIRASELMSKLFSKYSRMLTINDIIDDETAQLLALEFGVDLTIQRGKTAEEEFLEELKYESSEEDLQPRPPVITILGHVDHGKTSLLDKISGRNVVASESGGITQHIGAFQVEDHQGRKITFVDTPGHEAFTAMRERGAMVTDIAVLVVAADDGVMPQTIEAINHAKAAKVPIVVALNKCDLPNINIEKIYGELSQHELVPEAWGGEVPVVRTSALTGEGIPDLLETLGIVAELHELKADPKRPAMGTCLEASMSGDRGVVCNVLVQEGTLRVGAPVVCGQAYGNVRAMFDSKGRSLTEAPPSTPVAIYGLDTVPMAGERFLVTPSINKAREIAESRRAVSRDDVVFERPKIDLENLGDLMTRGQIESLNLILKADVQGSLEAITKELGKLENTEIPIRILHRGVGAVTESDVSLAVASKAMIVAFRVDREDRAVSLAESKGIAIQRYDVIYKVTDDIKDALERKFKADIKEVQLGRAAVLQVFKISKVGTVAGCMITKGIIERSARVRVLREGKQIYEGTIEALKRFKDDVREVREGFECGIKIANYDDLKVDDIIEAYRIEEVRRSIQDVQKTAS
- a CDS encoding Fur family transcriptional regulator — its product is MQSVASRENHGEGMSSIRETLERHGLRCTRQRLAVYDFLNRTESHPTAEEVFLAVRDQVPHISLATVYKTLDVLVDRRLVVKLPDTTGSGSSRFDARAEHHYHLRCLETGRVEDLDAPFDPELPFKVIPELEDHLRRKGFIMTGYRLELHGRFAPELSALDDQGGGEGDRS
- the nusA gene encoding transcription termination factor NusA, with amino-acid sequence MSLDLPRIIDTIHREKGIPKDLLIDAIQTAILNAARKFFNDSEGLSITIDPQTLKIDATRGGERVDPAVFGRIAAQTAKQIMIQKFREAERDTLFEEFESQKGDLLTGTVQRFEGGAVLVNLGKTDAILPRPEQIPGEALHPGDRIRAVVHEVKKQGQRVKIILSRTHPDFVRKLFELEIPEIADNTIQIRALAREAGYRTKVAVASVDPKVDAVGACVGVRGSRIKTITDELGGERIDIVRWNDSLQVLIPNALAPAEIDEVMLCGLLGRAIVLVRDDQLSLAIGRRGQNVRLASKLVGWDIEIMTAEELDEVIDRAIQMFTQIEGVDAELAQNLVEQGILSYDDLSVMEIDDLVATIEGLDHERAIRIVEAAEELAEQQSEESPRRKGGRGSTSGRNAVSQVQAHSSSVVSAVAVETGSVASDATDDEAAPQQASVDATAMERESVASETSPSQENELEVSEANEEDHDSVRFNDDPPPAPVATTGADAAAAVAADAPSTLPQSAPESGGEVRDMNQP